The following proteins are encoded in a genomic region of Debaryomyces hansenii CBS767 chromosome G complete sequence:
- a CDS encoding DEHA2G01870p (similar to uniprot|P53121 Saccharomyces cerevisiae YGL139W) yields the protein MKIFSKVFILLMWFWQMVGVMGKRSLSATSLVTCMDNSQISPTYFNVTFDPDDRSLKYSIDLTTEINAKVDAFVQVYAYGFLIIEQNINLCSLGWKQFCPIYPGSMQVESIEYISEEYVKEIPGIAYTVPDIDAVVKVIVKDQDGGKQLSCMQASFTNGKTIEQTGAKWATAVVAGLGLLIAAVLSTFGNSTAATHISANSVSLFLYFQSVVVVSMQNVERVPPIASAWAENLAWSMGLIRIQFMQDIFRWYVQSTGGSPTLYFKGTTSQILVQRALNHLRDLHEIASNNGIVNYAKRALDFSLQSNSNLIVLRGIKRIGYNSHIEPTSIVATGFTFFVFFGYLLVVILIFIKQILDLLIRFKKINPNRLSHFRSSFSLILKGSLLRYLYIGFTQLVILSLWEFTQNDSPALIVLAVLSLILVLGVIGYSYWKVVRLGRKSVKEYNNPAAVLYGDSKVLNKYGFCYTMFQAEKYWFGIVLIGYNLLKGIFIGLCQYSGKASALAIFIFDLVYTIYLIIQAPYLNKPTNILNYLMSVVTTINSFLFLFFSDLFGQPAPVASIMGWVFFILNAAFSFCLLIMIIAFIAFILISKNPDARFAPAKDDRTSFQRMSSVKHRSYNNKQDNQGANELLALGLAAQDHSNNWESEMYKLNNISSSSNDQKNHLTPSLEQEKFEANEVNYSENSDEIDNKPSTLGSKLKGKLSRGLSFKGNKGENKGTTDRKNTKNGKITRISDTLLDDNQENYADEEKDVINTKPLSFPKDNSTTPINQHHRHDSNISAGGFSSYSNNQPTNAKDIL from the coding sequence atgaagatttttTCCAAGGTGTTTATACTATTGATGTGGTTCTGGCAGATGGTGGGTGTTATGGGGAAAAGGTCGCTTTCGGCCACTTCGTTGGTGACATGTATGGATAACTCGCAGATTTCGCCAACGTACTTCAATGTGACGTTCGATCCAGACGACAGGTCGTTGAAATATAGTATTGATTTAACAACGGAAATCAATGCGAAAGTGGATGCTTTCGTCCAGGTTTATGCGTACGGGTTTTTAATTATCGAGCAGAACATAAATTTGTGTTCATTGGGGTGGAAACAATTTTGTCCTATTTACCCTGGATCTATGCAAGTTGAAAGTATCGAGTACATTAGCGAGGAATATGTAAAAGAGATCCCGGGTATAGCGTACACGGTTCCAGATATCGATGCAGTGGTGAAGGTTATCGTGAAGGACCAGGATGGCGGAAAGCAATTATCATGTATGCAAGCTAGTTTCACCAATGGGAAGACTATCGAACAAACGGGTGCCAAATGGGCTACTGCTGTTGTTGCGGGGTTGGGATTGTTGATCGCGGCCGTATTGTCGACTTTTGGTAATTCTACGGCAGCCACTCATATATCTGCGAACTCGGTTTCTTTGTTCTTGTACTTTCAatctgttgttgttgtcTCCATGCAAAATGTTGAAAGAGTTCCTCCAATTGCGTCGGCTTGGGCAGAAAACCTTGCTTGGTCTATGGGATTAATTAGAATCCAATTCATGCAAGACATTTTCAGATGGTATGTTCAAAGTACTGGTGGTTCACCAACTTTATACTTTAAAGGTACAACATCACAAATATTGGTACAAAGAGCTTTGAACCATTTAAGGGATCTCCATGAAATTGCCAGTAACAATGGGATAGTTAACTACGCGAAAAGAGCTTTGGATTTTTCACTTCAATCAAATTCCAATTTGATTGTGTTGAGAGGTATTAAGAGAATAGGTTATAACTCGCATATTGAACCCACTTCAATTGTGGCTACAGGATTTACattctttgttttctttgGCTACCTCTTGGTCGTGAttcttatcttcattaaacAAATTCTCGATTTGTTAATTAGGTTTAAGAAAATTAATCCAAATAGATTGAGCCATTTCAGATCGTCTTTCAGCCTCATCTTGAAAGGTTCCTTATTAAGATACCTCTATATTGGATTTACTCAATTAgttattttatcattatggGAATTCACGCAGAATGATTCTCCGGCACTTATTGTTTTGGCCGTACTACTGTTAATCTTGGTTCTTGGTGTTATAGGATATTCTTATTGGAAAGTTGTGAGGTTAGGCAGGAAGTCTgttaaagaatataataacCCCGCAGCTGTATTATATGGGGACTCAAAAgtgttgaataaatatggATTCTGCTATACTATGTTCCAGGCAGAAAAATACTGGTTTGGTATTGTTTTAATTGGGtataatttgttgaaagGTATATTCATTGGTTTGTGTCAATATTCTGGTAAAGCATCAGCCTTGgcaatttttatttttgacTTGGTTTATACCATTTACTTGATTATACAGGCACCATACTTGAACAAACCTACAAACATTCTCAATTATCTTATGTCGGTTGTGACGACAATCAATTCgttcttgttcttgtttttCTCAGACTTGTTTGGTCAACCCGCACCAGTGGCATCAATCATGGGTTGGGTATTCTTTATCTTGAATGCAGCTTTCTCATTTTGCCTATTAATTATGATTATTGCTTTCATTGCTTTTATTTTAATCTCAAAGAATCCTGACGCAAGGTTTGCTCCGGCTAAAGATGACAGAACATCATTCCAAAGAATGAGTTCTGTGAAACACAGAtcttataataataagcaaGATAATCAAGGTgctaatgaattattggcATTAGGATTGGCAGCACAAGatcattcaaataattgGGAGTCAGAAATGtataaattgaacaatatttcatcatcatccaaTGACCagaaaaatcatttaaCACCATCACTTGAGCAAGAAAAGTTCGAAGCAAatgaagtaaattataGTGAAAACTCCGATGAAATTGACAATAAACCTCTGACTTTAGGTTCGAAGTTGAAAGGTAAGTTATCTAGGGGCTTGTCATTCAAAGGTAATAAGGGTGAAAATAAAGGTACGACTGACAGAAAGAATACTAAAAATGGTAAGATCACCAGAATCAGTGACACTTTATTAGATGATAATCAAGAGAATTATgcagatgaagaaaaggatGTCATAAACACTAAGCCACTTTCATTCCCAAAGGATAATTCCACTACCCCAATTAATCAACATCATAGACATGATTCGAATATTTCAGCCGGGGGATTCTCATCATATTCGAATAATCAACCAACGAATGCTAAGgatattctttaa